Within the Miscanthus floridulus cultivar M001 chromosome 17, ASM1932011v1, whole genome shotgun sequence genome, the region TCCGATCTGAAATGTGCGGCACACATGAATCGCTAGTGCACACATGAATCGCTAGTGCCATGAACAGCACAATGAAGGGAAGAAGTTAATCGCGCGAGCTGGTTACCACTTAAACCACCGTGTATGCAGAAGCATCAGATCTCGAACACACGAACCCCTTAATAAAGTCACATCCAGTAGATGCACAGCCTGAGGCGATTAAAGTGGGGGATGTCTGGTGGAGAAGAGTGGAATGGTGAGGAACTGTCACCCTGGCCTGAACCCTAGCTAGGCAGTACGGTGGACCTGGCCGAGGCATGGTGGAGCCGTGGAGGACCGGAGGTCTGGAGCTGCTGGAGGCGGTCTAGAGATGGGAGATGAGAGGACTGTTGTACAAATGTTCCTTCGAACAAGGTGTTCCATGTAAAATGGTCTATGTGGAGGCGGGGGGTTACATAGAAAATTTGCTAGGAGCAGGAGCGATTCATGTGTGCCGCACATTTCAGATCGGACGACACACAACAGAGTTTGCAAGGTTGCACTGAGAAGCCAGTTTGCATAATATTTTGCCACATTACTCTCCATGAGCGCTCCCCACGTCCAGGTTGCCAACAGTggcagagggagggagggaggggctgaGGGCGGCCTGGCACCCGCAAACATGCCGGCGCCTCCACAGTGCTCCCTCCTTAATTAACTACTTAATCATTCAATTAGCAAGGTAATGATGCTAATTAGTGCTTTAATTGCTTATTCTTCTTCCGTAATAATCTAGGATTAGTTTTTCTATtgtctttttatttcttttgtttTTACTATACGGTACAATTCTATAGCTAGTTATTAACAAATATAATTAGTGTTTTTCTTGTTTGTTCTCCCTTCATATTGATCTCCAACTATGTCTATATTATTTAGGACAGTCCTTATGTTCTTTCTTATCTCCTTGTTTTTAttataaaataattttttttaaagttAGAGGCCTAGTGCTAATTAAATTTTGTTTCCTTTTTCATAGTTTGACAATAGCTTACCATGATTGCCTGTGTAATATTCACTGAATTTTAGTTTTTATGTATATTGTAAAATaaacttttatttagatattaTCTATTCTATTGTCTTAtatgcatttcatttcaccatgtATGATTGTTGTCGACTTAAATGGCCCCCTATATTTAAATTCTGGCTCCGCCCCTGATTGCCAATGGTACAGGTTGCTTATTATTACTCACATTGGTCAATCTCAAAATCCTGGCTCCTCTAAATCTCTTGTTCTCAACAATGTCCTGCGTGTTCATGATATCAAAAAAAATCTTATTTGTGTTTATAAACCTACTTTAATACCAAGTGAAACTCAACATTTTGCCATAGACTCTGGCTTTCCTTCTCATTCTATTGATACAAAAAGAGTTATTACTATAATTACATCATGAGTAATGGTAGTGGTGACCCTACACATTCCATCTTCTAGTGCTAGGCTCTATCGTTATCTCAAATAACGATAGTGGTGATTCTGTACCTTCCATCTTCTTAGTGCTAATGATAAGGAAATCCATAGGATTTTGTACGCCAAAAACATTGAGTTTCaccagtggcggacccaggatcTGAGACCAGGGTAGTCCtagtaaaaaaattcatgtgtaatGCTATAAAATCCAAACAAAAAGTTCGACAAACATAGCTATAAATTAACCAAATTACGATAATACATTTAAAAGGTTCGAAACTTacataaatactccctccatactgatAAAGAAAGTCGTTTAGGATATGATTTAGCttaccaaggagtgattaattaagaagtatttttttttctgttttcccTTATTAAATAGGGTTGCGGGTATCACCTATCCAACAAACTTTCGTAGCTGGCAGCCTGAGGCACGAGGTCCCGTTCGATCCCTCTCGGGCGCGTTATTTTTTTTGAAGAGCTCGTGGATTTGCGGTATCTTCGGTCTGGGCTGAGACGAGAGTGACCGTGGACCGATTTCTGAAGAGTAGTAATAGAATTTTGGGCTAAATTTGTGGGTAGTCCCGGGCCTACCTATGCTACCCGCTGGGTCCGCCACTGAGTTTCACTACTCTATTGACACTCAGAAAAGAATTCCACAAGATAGTCCATTGACCTAACTTTGCGATTGTGTGACTCTAGTGGATCGTTCGGTGGAAATCTAACTTGACTTAGTGAGCTCGTGGTGGATCGTCTGGTGGACCAAGCTTAACTTGTGACAATTTGACCAATTCTCTATGCTACACCCAGTGCCGGTCATAGGATTTTAAGGGTCCTCTGGCGATCTCGTCGCAACGACCCCTCTtgaccatgtataaaatcttataatatataggcacTAATTTTACTTacaaaacgaaagcaaattcaataacatatttttaatttaacatgtctgataattatcgaggaacaatatagattaagcaatatatttatagatgtatgataattatcgaggaacaatgtagattaaaaaagtaatatatttgttttcttttctcacccatgataaatgtttcttaggtaatatTCTataattctaacacctaaattagaagaaaaatatgactatatgagtacaaagtactagaagtctgaaatactatacaaataattaatttggattaaaaataaaaaggaaaaaataccttgggcctaaacaacggatcggtgatcgcaattcgtaagaagccgagaatcaagatgtcgtcgtcgtggagccctgtctggtcgccgtcctcgtgcgccgtgCCCGTGTCTCCGGTAATCTAGCTCTTCGtggcggcgcggctcgccagctccacgtgtgtaaggcgcacgtcgcgaactcacgatcagagtgtgttgtgtgcagcgtgactcctcgcctcttctcctccgcttgggccctcggccgtcgcacctcgtgcCCTACCCCTAGGGCCGGCAGTGGCTACACCATATGATCTGGTGGAACTGTATGCCCCACTAGTGGATGGGAGCTTAGAGCCTGATTGGTTTGTGACCAAATTTTGCCATGCCAAAGACTTGGCAGCCAAAAGTTGGACAAAAAAAATTACCATAGATTTGGCAAGCTAAATGTGAGAGGTTGACAAGTTTTGGTAGCAGACCAAATATTAGCCAAAAttttggcttgccaaatctaaaagttaaccaaacaggcccttaaccaAGTCTTTTGCGACTCTTGGTGCTCCAAAGTGTAGGAGGAAGTTataacatcccatatgtaataCTTGAACAACCCAAAACATACCGTGAAACATTATATGAGTATTATATGAATAATCGAAAATACATCAtgaaacatcacatatatactactatgtaaaaagacaaaaacaaatcaaTGGAGCATCTAAGGTCTAGTCCAAGACGACGAGTAGACCGCATGTCcagctgaaagccctagtttggttttagctaattgatgaaacctaagtactaacctttgtcatgagtgtcatgtgagcaaggttggtacataccaagtgatggagcatggtgatgaagtccatggagatggagatggacatgtgttgaagatgatcaagctccaacttgaaaagaagaaagagaaaaacaaaaacaaggttgatcaaggcaaaggtatcaaatagatttttgttttggcactcaagacaccatagagggtgtgagtgtatttaggatcgatagtcatacaaTAAAGtgggaaaatctttggctaaacgatttatcgagtgccactaggtgacatgattcttgcatatgcatttaggaacaaAGTGTGCTAACTTTAAccattgtaaaatgctttgaaaaatgctaacacacgtgcacacaagttctacactttgtcgttagcaagttggaagcaagggtgaagcggctgtggacttagaaaaagaaaaagaggagaaggtccacgaccgaacgctggccgcagggtgaccggactcaccccgggTGTGTCTGATCATTTATAGGCAGCACGGTGCAGCTGGCTGAGAGGGCCAAagagcgatcggacgctgcctcctatgcgtccggtcactttttggATGCTGACGGTTGGCAGCGATCGAAAGCGCTTTGCACGCGTCAGGTGAaagctgacgtacgctgacgccaGCATCGTATCTGAGCCATAGTAAGGACCGGGCGCCGGGTGCGTTAGGTTGTTGATgattagacgcgtccggtcagttgaaaacggctctagaacctctctggaaatgaccggacgctgagggcttgTGCGTCAGGTAGTGCAAGCATtgagtccggtcatcacttaacacGCGAGCGACTGTgagttgaccgttgagatcggacagCTGAGGTTTGAACACAGGGGACATGTGGCTGCATTCGAGCGATCAGACGATGGCGCGGTGCGTTCGGTCAACTCGACCGGCGTGTTCGGTCAGTGCGTAGAGGCACCCTTTTGagcataacggctctatttcgttcgGGGTGCCTATATATAGTGTTTAGACGGCttagggctcactctcttggcactttgacatacttgacatccttgtgaggctaagcaaacacctcccactcatctccatcattgattcatcatcatagggaggttgggagtgattccaagtgcatttgcttgagtgattgcatctagtcgcacttggggatcgttgtggctgcggagttctttgttactcttggtggttgtcgccacctagatggcttggagcagcggaggagcttcggcacgtgttggtgattgtttgtggccggctccggtgattgtgaggggtcttgcaccttcccccGCGAAGAGCctcaaggtagctctagtaaattactcgtgtcattaaattacctcacttgtgggtaggttcttgcggtgcctcttatggtgggctaggtgtgtgatacctattagccaccgaaccaccaagtgttggtcgacacaacggggactaccgtgccggcaagcatgtgaaccacaagagaaaaattggttgcctcttgccctttgatattctcccggtgattgaattggtacttatcttgtgattggttcactcctctacgcggcagtataatcaccctactcactcatttacattctcgcaaactagttatcaagctctttagtgtagttagtttttgagagcttgttagtttagttagtgtggctcttgagttagtctttgagagcacactagttTAGTGAGTAGTGATCtagctccgtagacagtccttgctcctccagcgccttcgcaactagagccttcacttggagctcaagattagtctcccggtctctgccatgtttcttgtacatgtgcctgtcctcttcgaatccttgcttccaggtcgtccttttccctagccccctagtgcggcctgtgtgctccttgtttcctaagccaatgttaagctcgtccctctctctggaaggattgaatgagcccttctccttgtcttcagcatatttcagtatccttgatactgcctcttgggtcttcggcttatcaaacttaagattaccgtcaGATGATTCTGTACtactcgcatatatccaattccttgagcgtaccttcaaattcgtcacatcgatattcccagcagttgcggcctcttcgtccatcttcctaaactgctcttccttggcatagtagccaccggggcctagatgatgatggtgtttgttcctcttcgctagctcggtgttacgggcactgagctccaatgcctccggtgaagtcttctgagccacgagctccttccATTGACTAGGGGTTATGTtgctgaactcgttgaagggagttaatcccttttggatatacttcttgttgagctccgatctccaacgtcagaatgactctcccatcatcttgaaagcatttttttacctgttcgtgcttaccctccgaaaatctaaaattgagctttagcTGCCTATCTcatagtagaggcctcagaaatgtGTCactcatcattttatcatgaacttggagcatcaaggcatcataacacaGAATAGAGGAGAAGGcaatgtaggggcgactggtaatgatgccaagttcctcataagttcttgatcatcagctgatattccatataatgtatggacttagacaatttcatcatcggcaaaacaaaggagaggagaggagaggggagatttagcaaaaaaaagcaacaactgcttaacaaacatagagaggaaaatgtgtaaaaaaagcagcagctgcttcccaaacatagaggataggaaaggtggcaaaaaaaACAACAGCTGCTTATAAGTAGGGGGCCATTCGAGCTTACCGTGCACACAAGCTAGGAAGATTCTAAATCGGACAAATATTATTTGCATTTTATTTTACTACAGATACTTCAGTGGCATACTGCAAACCTCTTTTACATCATTGAAGTAGAGTAGAGAAAGGACATATTTGAATAACTACACCATCTGTACTAGACAGCAGGCTACTGTACTTGCACAATACAGTCTGAGGCTGAGGGTTTGGATCAGAAGATGAAGATGCAGCAACAAGAACTAGAACAAAAGCTTAAGGAATTGGAGAGTTTCCGCTCAAGCTTCCAGGAGGAGCATGAAAAGTGCATGCAGGCTGAAAGTGCTCTAGTTTCCCAGGGGAAGGAACTTGCTCAATCTCATGAAGAAGTACAGAGGTTGGCTATAGAAATAAAGGCAGCGAATGAAAAGTTGAATGAGCTCAAGCAGACCAAGGAGGTCCTTGAGGACACTGTCTATGAGCAGAAGAAGGATGTTGAGCGCCTTACAGAACAAAACCAGTCCTCTGAGGTGCTTATACAGAAACTTGGTGACGAGATAAATACACTCAAGGATTCAAAGAATGAACTTCAAAGTGAAATACAAAGCCTTAAGAGCATCATTTCACAGCTAAACACTGAGAAGAATGCAGCTGTGCTTCAACACCAGCAATCTGTGGAGCAGGTTTCGGTACTCGAATCTCAGCTGTCAAAGTTGCAGTCAGAGCTAGATGAGACTGAGCAGAAAGTACAGTTGCTGACACAAgatcttgaaaagaagaaagaagaagcggACAGTGTCCATTTCAAGCTGCAAGATGAATGCCATAGGCGTATGCAAATTGAAGCAACTCTTCTCATGACAGAGGGTCTGCATTCCCAGTTGCAAGAAGAAATGAGAACGCTGACACAAGATCTTGATGGATCAAAAAAGAAGCTTAGTGAGCTGGAAAATAGTAAGTTAGACCTGGAGAGCACACTGAACACCATTTTAGGTTTGAACTTGGAGAAGGATGCATCACTCCTTCAGCAACAGCAGTCTCTAGAGAAAGTATCTGATTTAGAGTTAGAACTCTCAAAGATGCAGTTGGAAATGGAGAAGTCTGAACAAAAAATTCTCTTATTGGAGCAAGAAATTGCACGGAAGAATGAAAGCGTCGACAGCCTGGAGATAAGTTTGAAAGATGAATGTGAGAAGAGGCTACACGCCCACACAAGCACCACGACACACATGGACTCGGACTGCCATGTCATGACATGAGTGGTGGGGCACCAGCAAAGGTTTTTTAGCTAGAAACTCAGCGGAAGCGAGTCTGAGGGACCAAGGGGAATATAATGAGGGGTGGACAGACTAAAAGAGAAAGTAGGTGACGGACAGATGGatagaaagagaaagagagactTTAGGTGAAAAAGGAATTGTAAAATGACTTCTACAAAATTAGATAGAGACAAAAATATAATTGCAAAATTAGACACCGTAAATTTAATACCATAAATTTCTACAAAATTAGATAGAGACAAGAATATAGCGTAGAAAACAACACAAAACCAACCAGTTTGCATAATCATTTTACATGGAATAGCTACCAAAACTCATAATCAAACATAATTGCAAAATGACTTCTCAATCTGAAAATAAAAGATGAACCACACATGGCCCCAGTTTAGAATAGGGTGTTAATTTGTCATCATTGAATAAATAACCTTAATTATTTGGCATAATCATGATAGCTAGTCAGCTACTAAATTCAAGTTGGTTTAAAGTCCATACAACATTGAAATCTAAAAACAGTATGCACACCACAATCAAATGCACAATACGTTCTATAGAATGGATAAGAATTTGATAATTTTTTAGCTGCTCACCCATAATTGCAAAAAGTAAAAATTCTTGCACAAACAATTTTTTAGCTGCTGACCCATAATTCGGTGGAAAAATTTATCTGTCAAGCAAGCCTAAAGAGGTTGGTGGTAGAGGCCCCAAAACTACCAATAAGGCAAACATGCTCATTCAGCCAGGAAAAATAACGGCAACAGAAAACTAGAGCTACTAAAAAAAGTTAACAACATTTTCCTTTCTGAGAGGGTGAGAGgcataaaactaactaaagaATTGGTCCTCCCAAGTTACATTGATGTCTACAGATTGGTTTAGAGACAACAGCTATGATTCTATATAACAGATTGAATCAGATTGAAGCAGTAGCAAAAAAAAGAAATGTTGCTATACCTTACCAATTTGCTGTGGAGGAGCGCGGACACCGGTGGAGCTGC harbors:
- the LOC136515364 gene encoding MAR-binding filament-like protein 1, which gives rise to MKMQQQELEQKLKELESFRSSFQEEHEKCMQAESALVSQGKELAQSHEEVQRLAIEIKAANEKLNELKQTKEVLEDTVYEQKKDVERLTEQNQSSEVLIQKLGDEINTLKDSKNELQSEIQSLKSIISQLNTEKNAAVLQHQQSVEQVSVLESQLSKLQSELDETEQKVQLLTQDLEKKKEEADSVHFKLQDECHRRMQIEATLLMTEGLHSQLQEEMRTLTQDLDGSKKKLSELENSKLDLESTLNTILGLNLEKDASLLQQQQSLEKVSDLELELSKMQLEMEKSEQKILLLEQEIARKNESVDSLEISLKDECEKRLHAHTSTTTHMDSDCHVMT